One stretch of Solenopsis invicta isolate M01_SB chromosome 16, UNIL_Sinv_3.0, whole genome shotgun sequence DNA includes these proteins:
- the LOC105207480 gene encoding transmembrane emp24 domain-containing protein eca — protein MLKHTSIFFIFLCILQFGTSLYFHIGETERKCFIEEIPDDTTVLVNYKVELYDPRSGGFMPSSPGIGMHVEIKDPDDKPILSRVYSSEGRISFTSHTPGEHVICLYSNSTAWFSGTQLRVHLDIQVGEHAIDYANVAQKEKLSELQLRIRQLLDQVGQITKEQNYQRYREERFRQTSESTHRRVFWWSLTQTIVVLIMGAWQMKHLKSFFEAKKLV, from the exons atgttaaaacataCAAGtatctttttcatctttttatgCATTCTCCAGTTTGGGACCAGTCTATATTTTCATATCGGTGAAACTGAGCGGAAATGTTTCATTGAAGAAATACCTGATGATACTACAGTTTTAG TTAATTATAAAGTGGAGCTTTATGATCCAAGAAGTGGAGGTTTCATGCCAAGTAGTCCTGGCATTGGTATGCATGTTGAAATAAAGGATCCTGATGACAAACCTATTCTCTCTCGAGTTTATAGTTCTGAAGGTCGAATTTCTTTTACCTCGCATACTCCGGGAGAACATGTGATCTGCTTGTATTCCAACAGTACTGCCTGGTTCAGTGGTACTCAATTG AGAGTGCATCTAGATATTCAAGTAGGAGAACATGCAATTGATTATGCCAATGTAGCACAAAAGGAAAAATTATCAGAACTCCAACTTAGAATACGTCAGCTTTTAGATCAAGTTGGGCAAATAACCAAGGAGCAAAATTACCAGAGG TACCGAGAAGAACGCTTTAGGCAAACATCAGAAAGTACTCATCGCAGGGTGTTTTGGTGGTCTCTCACTCAGACAATAGTTGTTCTAATTATGGGTGCATGGCAAATGAAACATCTCAAGAGTTTCTTTGAGgcaaaaaaattagtttaa